The window ATTACTGTTTGGTACGACCGTATTGTATTGTTAATCTGCCGGAACCTGTTTACTAACAGTGCTCGTAATAACAATAAAAACACGGCAACAAAGGACGTCGTATGCATTCTTCCCCGTTTAAGTCGCTGGTGCTTGCCTGCGCCATTGCCACACTGACCGCCTGTGGTGGTGCAGAAAATACTTCTCAGCAAACCTCTGACTCCACCAACCCCGCACCGGAAAATCCGCAACTGGCTACGAAAGACGTCTCGTTTCGTCTGGATGTCAGCAACGCCCTGAATGCCGGGGTCAGTGCTACCCGTGCAGAGGTACGGGTGTTTAATGATTTGCTGGAGCGCTCATCATCGGCGGATATCGCAGATCAGGCAGCAAGTATCAGTTTTACGGCTTTGCCATTGGGCAGCTACAGCATTGAGGTTAAGGTTTTTGATGGTACGACCCTGATAGCCAGTGGTACAGGCTCAGCTCAGGTGAACGCCAATGACACCACAGCCGTTAACCTGCTCGTAAATCCGGTGACGGGTAATCTGGATGTTGCCATCTGCATGCCCGATATTGCCACGCAGTATTTTACCGGTGCCGGTGCAGGCACGCTCGTTCATCAGCCCGATGGAAACAATATTGATGATGACGATCAGCCTGCAGTACAGGCATACCATGCAATATTCGACGGCGTTACCGACATCAGCTATGACTTCCGTGTTGGAGATACCTTCCTGAATGACTGGAGTGCAGAATATCCAACGACTTTCCTGACGGACCATGGTGCTTCTCTGCAGATTCATTCTGGCGAAAATTTGCTGCTGGATTTGTCCGGTTGTAATACACGGCTGATGGTGGAGAAAGGGGATAATCAGCTCAGCTTCTGGTATGCGCTGCCGCAGGCATATAACAAGTCAATCCGGGTCGATATAGTGAACATAGAGGTGGGAACGATAGAGACAAATGCACTGGCGATGGTAATCAATTTTATGGATACCGATGGCGATGCTGCTGTGAATACAATTACAAGATTAGCTGACATTGACTTCAGCAAATTTGAGCAACAAAGCATGATGCTTGGTGTACCTATGCCAACAGGTTCTACGGATGCTGTGAGCCTTGTGTTCGGTGGTCCCGAGGATTTATTGGAACAAGGCTTTTATTTTTCATCGGTGGAATGAATTTATTAACGCAAATAAAAAGCCGGCATTTGCCGGCTTTTTTATGCTTATGCGGTACGAATGTACTACTAATAACTTATTAGTCATTAAGTGTGATATTTCTGGATGCGCAGATTCTGCCGCGCAGCCATGTTGTTATAGTAATTTGCGTCGGATGACGTAATCACAATAAAAACAATAAGTTCCAAGGATGTATTATGCCTTCTTACCCGTTTAAACCCCTCGTCTTGGCTTGTGCCATTACGGCTCTCACTGCCTGTGGTGGTGCAGAAAATAATTCTCAGCAAACCTCTGACTCCATCAACCCTGCCCCAGAAAATCCGCAGCTGGCTACGAAAGATGTGTCTTTCCGTCTGGATGTGAGCAAAGCCCTGAATGTCGGGGTCAGTGCCACACGTGCAGAGGTGCGGGTGTTTAATGATTTGCTGGAGCGCTCATCATCGGCGGATATCGCAGATCAGGCAGCGAGTATCAGTTTTACGGCTTTGCCACTGGGCAGCTACAGCATTGAGGTTAAGGTTTTTGACGAAGATAACCTGATCGCCACCGGGACGGGTTCAGCTCAGGTCAATGCCAATGACACAACGGCAGTTAGTCTGGTGGTGAACCCGGTAACGGGTAATCTGGATGTCGCCATTTGTATGCCGGATCTGGCAACAGAATATTTACATAATTCAGGCTCAGGCACACACAGTGAAAATCCCGATCAGCATTACTTTTCTGATAACGATCAGCCAGCCTTTCAGAGTTTTTTAGCATCGTTTAATGGCCTGGATGGCAACCTGAGCTATAGCTACCGCATTGGTGATGTCTCTCTGGATGAAGAAGGGCGGTCACAATTGCCGCAGGCTTTATATACTGATCATGGTGCGAGCCTGACCATCAGTAATGATACGGGTAAGGTTCTGAACTTGTCTGGTTGTAATACCCAGGTGGACGTTGAAGTTTTCAATAACGAAGTCGCGCTGGTTTTTACCATGCCGGAGCCTTATATCGATCAGCGAATGGTCGGTTCCGGTTTAACATTGGTCAGCATGAAATTTGATGGCCTGGCGATGGTTATCCGCTACTCCGGTAATGGTGCAGAAGCGATTCCTGCAGGTGCTCAGCGTTTAGCTGATATTGATTTCAGTAAGTTTACGCAGCGGCGTTTGTACCTTGGGGCGCCGGTTTCATCCCCTGATATGACAGGGTTTGAGTTGTTGCAGGCACAGATTATGGTGAACTCGGTCTTTAATCAGTTGGACCTCGGGTTGTACTGGTCCATTGTTGAATAACTTCGCCGAATAAGTTGTGAAATAAAAAGCCGGCTCTTGCCGGCTTTTTTATTATCCGTTTTTCAGCACAAAATCGGCAAACGCGGCGAGGTTATCAAACACCTGCGTCTGGCCAAGCCCGGCGTCGGCTAGCTTAGCTATGCTCTTCTCACCTTTACCGGTACGTACCAATGCCGGACGACAACCGGCAACAATACCGGCTTCTAAATCACGGATAGAATCGCCAACCATCCAGCAACCTTCGGCCGATGTGCCTAAGGCTTTTTCAATCTGGTGAATCAGGCCGGGCAAAGGTTTGCGGCAATCACAATGGTCATCCGGGCCATGCGGACAGAAGGCAATATGAGCAAAGCGGCCGTTATGTTCTGCGGCCAGGTTGATCATTTTGCTGTGCATGGCTTCCAGATCGCCAAGGCTGAAGTAACCGCGCGCCAGACCGCTTTGATTTGTTGCCACTGCAATGGTGTAGCCAGCTTCACATAAGCGGCCAACAGCTTCTGCACTGCCGGTGATGGGCTGCCACTCATCCACAGATTTCACGTAGTCGTCAGAATCTTCGTTCAGAACACCATCGCGGTCGAGAATGATGAGTTTCATGTATGCCTCCGGGCAGACAAAAGTAAAGGGGGCGGAGTATAACGAACAGTAGCGTGGAATTAAAAACATGGTCTCACAGGCCAGTTCATCCGCTGCTGCTGATAAATCTGCCTGAGTCTGAGCGGCAGGGCATGTTTGTATATTTTTGCCGGTGTTAGGCTCGGCGCTGCAAGCCTTCCGCGGTGAAGCGCTCAAGCCCTCAGCGATAAAGGATACTGACTATGGAAAGTTTATTGCGCCGCCATCTGGCGGCTGCCACATTACTCAGCCTTGGTTTATTAATCACCGGATGTGGTGACAAAACCCAGGACGACATGGCCACCGCTGCCATAACAACTTCAGCAGTTAACGGCACCGCGGCAGGCACCTGCAGCGGTACTTATCCAAGTTACTGGCAGGACCCGGCCGCCAAATTCAGCAATATGTGGAAAGGTCAGGAAGTCAGCAACGTACCACCTGCCGACTGGCAGGGCCCGGTGTTCCGCATATCCGACAAGTATCCGCGTCAGCCGGTGGATGACCGTGCGGCACAGCCGTGGCGTGATGCACGCTTTGATGCCCTGTTCAGAACAGACACTCCGGCCGCGCAGAAAAAACAGCTGGCGTATGATTACAGCTGGCTGGTGATGAATTACATCCAGGAAGGCAACGTTAACCGTCCCGGGATCGAAGACTGGGATGTGTGTAATAACAGCGTACGTCCGTGGTACAGCATTCCTTTCCAGACTTACGATGCCATGAGCGGGCGTGAGTTTACCCACGGCCTGACCCGCGAAGCACCGGTCACCTTCTCCACACCACAAGGTGCAATCGATACCACCATGTGGGCGGTTGGCTTCTTTAATGCAACGGCTGCTTATACGTTGGGCACTGTCTGGCAGGCAGACGGCACGGCGAAAATTCCGGCTAACGATGTGAGTTTTGATGAAGGCGCCGTTGTCGGTAAGCCACTGTTTAATACCTCCACTCCGGAACAGTTACCGGTGCTGGCAAATCAGCCCGCCTGGAATGCCAATATCTCCGATCCGTCATTCTGTAAATGCAAACCAGCGAAGGGCAATGAGTGTACGCTGATTGAAGAAAGCCAGCAGTGTCCGCGCAGCACGACAGAGTGGAACGATGTGCGCCTGCTGCAGTTTGATTTTGCGGTAAAAGACAGCCGTGCGCCGGGAACGCAATGGGTATTCGGCACCTTTGTTGCCGATGGTCAGCGCAAAGCCAAAGAGGCCGATCCGTGGCTGCGCATCAGTCTGCTGGGGGTGATGTGGGGCAACGACACGCCACCGGATGGCAAACTTGCGCACAACTATCCGCTGGATGTGAAAAAGAACGGTTTTATGGAAGAAGTTATTTTCTGGGATACCGTGAACGAACTGAATAAATACGGCGGCGCTAACCCGATGCAGCGCATGGGGCATCTGGGTTGTAATTATCGTCTGAACGGTCCGGCCGATAATGCCAACAGTTCGTGCATGTCCTGCCATGGTACAGCCTCGGTACCGGACAGCAATTTTGATACGCCGCCGCTGCTGTCACAGTTTTCGGGTATCACCAAAGAATGCGTAACCCCTGATCCTGAAAATCCGTTAGTTGGTGTCGATCGCAGTGGCAGTAAAGCAACGGTGAATAATGGTGTCAGCTTTGCCAATATCGACAGTATTTATTTTGCCAATGTACCGGCAGCGGCACCTTTTAATATGACCGTTGAAACTGATAACGGACCGGTTAATGTCATGGGCAATGGTGTTCCGGATTATGCCAGCGGCCGTAAGAGCTGGATTTCTCTCGATTATTCTTTGCAGCTGTCTATTTCATTAACCCAATGGATGCAATGGCAGGAAAACAGCGATGATCCGGTGGCAGAACGGATTCACTTTAAAGAAATACGCCGTGGTGTGAAGGAAAATTAAGCGGAATTAATTTCAGTGTACGAAAATAAAAAGCCCGGCTGATTGAGCCGGGCTTTTTATTTATCTCGGGCGATTGTCTAAGCTGGTCAGCTGCAGCATTCGGGCACCGGTTTCATAACGTTTACCGTTATCCAGAGTGGCAAACCAGTATGCCAGATCATCTTTGCTGACGGCCGGAATATTCAGTGTCATTTCCGGCAGGCTGTTCAGATCCAGCAGGGTGAATGAAAAGCTGTCAGTATCATTTATTGAAGGTTCAAGATAGTAATCCGTATCGACGTAAGTACCTGTAGCGCTGTCGTAGGTGTCGAACTCTAAATGGATCTGAGATGGTGATAAATCATCAAAATTCCATGCCTGATAGCTGATGGTTGCGCTGGTACCATCCTGTGTAAAAACGACATCCGATAATTCAGGCTCAGCAGGTGCTGCTGCTAATTCCAGAACAGTATCAGGATTGCTGAGGTAGCGGTTGTACGCGGAGTCATCGCCAAACTGCCAGTTCACGCGAAACATATCACCAGCCGAACGCATACTGGCAGGAATAGAGATTACCGGATAATTGTCTGCCGAGTAGAGTGACAGCGGCAGGCTGATATCTGCTAACTCATAATCAAGGTTGTAGTTAAAGCCATTTTTATCCGCGACCACTTCATAGCTGACTTCTGCAGCATAGTTTTCGTCGGTGAAGTCAATCTGCGGCGTATCACCATCGGCCAGCGTCCAGTTGGTGCGCTTGAAGAAAAAAGCTTTCTGATCGGAAGCGCGATAACCGGTTGCGACAACAGTGCGTGGTGTATTTTTCTGATTCAGCACAACCCGGCCATTGCTATTGATTTCCATTGAATCAGAAACATCCAAATACTGAACGCCAATGCCGGGTGCGACATAGCTGAAGGTTACTTCAGGGTTTTCTATCGACGCATCATCACAAGAGTCAATTTCGCTACTGAGGCTTTGGCTGATAAAGTTCTGGCTCATATCAACGTCATAGCGGTTGCTGTCCTGGCAAATGGTAATAACAGATACCATTGCTCCATCGTCAGGCAGGGTAAAGGCATTATTGCCCACTGCCAGTTTTTGCCAGTCACCGTTATCAATACGAACAGCCGAATAGCTTGTGGAGGTGTTAACGAGAGTTAGCTTAAGTGGCTCAGATGAGCCGCCAGAGCTACCGCCTCCACAGGCAGTCAGCAGAATAATTGCAGAAAAAAGTGCGGTTTGTTTAAACATATTTCATCCTTTGAAATAGAGAGGTAGTCAATAAAAAGGCAGCCTGAATCAGGCTGCCTTTTAATATAAAACGGGTGTTGTAATCCCGGATCTTACCGGCGGCGTAATGATACAACAAATGAGAAGAGCAACAGTAACCAGCTGGCGCCACCCGAGCTTGAGCTGCTGCTGGCATCCGTTACGGGCAGCGACTCAAAGGTGCTTTCGTCACAGAGTCTGCGTTCACAGGCCAGATACTCAATCGATGGCGTTCCCGGTGGCAGTAACAGGCTGGCTTCTATGATGACGCTCTCTTGCGCCAGCAGCGGCTCATTCGGCTGACAGTTGATATAGGTAGCGTCTTCGCGGTCATCTACAAATACATAGCAATCTCCACCAGCGATGCTGGCGCTGACGTTATAGCGTGTGTCTGGGCCTGGAAGCGTTTCTGGATCTGGAATCGTTTCTGCGTCTCCGATTGGCTCTGCGCTGAATGGCAGGCGCAGGTAAATTTCAGGGTTGCCGCTTTCGCTGCCCTGATTTTTCACCACAAAGGTCAGGTTCTGCGCGCTATTTGCGTTGGTGCGGATGTTCTTTGGCAGGCTGGTAAATACATAGTCGCTCAGCGGTCCGCGGGTGGTAAAGCCGACCGGAGTGCTCCAGACTGAGCTTTCGCCGGTTGCGGCTCTGGCCCGTACCTGCACCTGATACTCAGAGAATTGCTGCAATGCAGTCTCAGGTGTTGCCTGGCTTGTTCCGGACTCTGTAACAGTGACCAGTGGTTTGCCGTAATTCATGAAAGGACTTTCCGGATAGAGGAAAGGCTGGCGTTCCACACCCCCCCAACCAGACTGCACATAGCATTGCATTGAAAACATAGTCTGAGCCGGGACAGTGTGCTCCTTTAGTTCAGTTTTATATGCAGGCAGGGTGGAGTTTATTGGGCCTTTTAGCGTTCCGTCTGAACGTAGCTGGCAGCCGACTTCGCTGTTGCTCAGGGAGAAGAGCTCGTTGTTGAGATCGTTTGGCTTCGATTTCAGGCCGACACTTTTAATGACCTGGGTGTTGCCATCAATCAGAAACAGGGCCTGCAACGCAGCGTCCCAGTTAACAGAGCCACCATCATTTTTCTGGTGCCAGTTGATGATAATACGGTTGCTAAGCCTGCTAACGCTTATCACGCCACTCAGGTCAGAGGGCTGGCTGTAGCGGGTGGTGCTGGGATTGAGAATGGTGCGGGCCAGAATGTCACCGTTTTCGGCCAGCAGTTCGGCTTTGCCTTCATAGTAAATACGCAGGGTTGAGACGTTGGCGCCATCGAGGGTTACGCCTTCTACCGGAAAGGGAATATCCTGATATTGGCCCATGGCATTTTTTGCCCAGCCACCCACCAGCTGCACATAGGATGATGGATAGCTCGCAAGCCAGTCGGTTGCACCAGAGGCATCCGATGTGAAGGTCGGCAGGGTGTCGACGTTCTCCGCATTATCGGCAGGCGAGGTGATGGTTGGCGTAGGAGGCAGAGTGGCGCCAGCCAGAGCGGTCTGGGCAATAAACGCCGCAGCGAGTATGGGCAGGGTTTTCTTCAGCATAACAATCCTTTACGACTTAACTTCCGGGGTATTGTTGATCAATTGGTCAATTTCCGGGCAGTGTACCTAAATCGCTAAGCAAAGAAAGAATGCAGATCAAGAAGTTTGTCTCAATTTGTCTCAACTTTTCTCATAAAAAAACGGGAGCGCCTTGCGGCTGCTCCCGTTTTTTATGCTGCTGAAGTGAGGCTTAGCCCTGCAACAGCGAAATATCGGCGATACCGATAAACAATCCCTGCAGCTGCTTCAGCAGTGCGAGGCGGTTGTTTTTCACGGCTTCGTCGTCAGCCATTACCATTACGTTGTCGAAGAAGGCATCCACCGCCGCACGCAGACCGGCAAGTTCGGTCAGTGCGGCACTGTAATCGCCCTGTGCCATTAATGGCTCAACGGCCTGCTGTTTGGCAGCAACCTGTTCGGCCAGTGTTTTTTCTTCGGCCTGGGCGAGCAGGGCAGAATCCACTCTGGCTTCGACTTTGTCTCCCCCGTTTTTCGCCAGAATATTCGACACGCGCTTGTTGGCAGCAGCCAGTGCTTCGGCGGCGTCCAGTTTATTGAACGCGTGAACGGCCTGTACGCGGCGGTTAATATCCAGCGCGTTGGTGATACCCAGCGCACGGACTGACTGGAATACGCCGGCCGGAATACCTTCGTCGGCATACCAGGCGCTGAAGCGATCAAGCAGGTATTCGGTCAGAGTGGCTTTGGTTTCGGCTTTTGGCGCGGCAACCCAGTTGTTGTCAATGGCCCAGTCAATCAGGTCGCCCAGATCGATATTGATTTCTTTTTCAACCAGCAGACGTAACACACCCAGCGAGGCACGACGCAGGGCGAACGGGTCTTTGGAACCGGTCGGAATCTGGCCGATACCAAACAGACCCACCAGGCTGTCGAGACGATCAGCCAGCGCAATCAGCGTACCGGTTTGGCTGGCCGGCAGTGCGTCACCGGCGAAGGCCGGCATATATTGCTCAACCATGGCGGCGGCAACATCGGCGTGTTCACCATCGTGTTCGGCATAGTATTTACCGGCCAGACCCT of the Thalassolituus hydrocarboniclasticus genome contains:
- the gmhB gene encoding D-glycero-beta-D-manno-heptose 1,7-bisphosphate 7-phosphatase, with the translated sequence MKLIILDRDGVLNEDSDDYVKSVDEWQPITGSAEAVGRLCEAGYTIAVATNQSGLARGYFSLGDLEAMHSKMINLAAEHNGRFAHIAFCPHGPDDHCDCRKPLPGLIHQIEKALGTSAEGCWMVGDSIRDLEAGIVAGCRPALVRTGKGEKSIAKLADAGLGQTQVFDNLAAFADFVLKNG